The DNA window TCGTACAGCTCGTCGATGCGCCACTTGTCGTAGACCAGCTCGTGAAGAGCCGGGAACTTCTCGGCCAGCGCCTTGGCCGGGCCGCCCGCCTGCTGAATGTAGACCCAGAAGGCGCCGCCCGCGCCGGCCACCAGCGCCAGGAGCCCGGGGACCAAGAGCGGAAGCTCGAGAGCCTTTGCGTTCTCCAGCAGCGCCACCCCCGGTCCCTTCGCGCCGGACACCACCGCCTCTTTGCCGTTCGCGAACTCGAAGACCGGCGCGAGAAAGTGCTCGAACGGCGCAATGTGCAAGAGGTGTGCGTTGAGGAACCCGGCCACCACGCTGAGACCGCCGAGAATGCCGATGGGCACCGTGATCTGCCACGGGCTCTCTTTTGGCTTCGGCCCTTCGAGGGGCTCAGCGTCGTGGTGGGCGTGGTGCTCGTCGTGGTGCTCGTCGTGCTTTGGCTCCTTCCAGCCCTTGACGATCTTCCAGCCCTTGAAGTCGCCCCAGAAGATCCCGAACACCAGCCGGGACATGTAGAACGCGGTCATCACCGCACCGATGACGCCCAGGGTATAGAGCACGGGGCCACCCCAGCTCGGCCAGCCAAAGAGCTGGAGCGCGACCTTGCCCGAGCGCGGATCGATCAGCTTTCCGTCCGGGATCGGGAAGGCGACACTCGAGGTGTAGGCCTTGTAGAGGATCTCGTCCTTGGACCAGAAGCCGCTGGTGCCCGGCACACCGATGATGGCCACCCACGCGGCCACGAACGCCGCGAACGTGTACGGCATGTACTTGCGCATGCCGCCCATGTTCCGCATGTCCTGCGAGGCATCCGTGTCGTGGATGCGTTTGTGCATGGCGTAGATGACCGAGCCAGCCGCGAGGAACAGGCAGGCCTTGAAGAAGGCGTGGGTCACGACGTGGAAAAAGCCCGCCGAGAACGCGCCGACGCCGACACCGAGGAACATGTACCCGAGCTGACTGACGGTGGAATACGCCAGCACCTTCTTGATGTCGTTCTGAACGAACGCGATGCTCGCGGCCAGGAGCGCGGTGAAGGCACCGACCAGCGCCATCGTGAACATCGCGGCCGGACTCAGCACGAACACACCTGCCATGCGGCACACGAGGTACACGCCGGCGGTCACCATGGTGGCGGCGTGGATCAGCGCGCTGACCGGCGTCGGGCCGGCCATGGCGTCCGGCAGCCAGACGTAGAGGGGGAACTGCGCGCTCTTGCCGGCGCAGCCCAGGAACAGGGCCAACCCCACCAGGGTCGCCGCCGACACGAAGCGCGGGCGATTGAGCCACTCCGCCACCGACGGCATGCTGCCCTGGAGCAAGCCCGTGCCCAGCACCTGGTTGCCGATGGGCCACAGCTGGACCCGGGTGACCAGGTTCATGCGCCCGCCCTCGATGCCCGACCAGTCGAGTGCCCCGACATAGTAGAGGAGCAGGGCCATCGCGATGATCAGCCCGAAGTCACCGATGCGGTTGGTGATGAACGCCTTCTTGCCGGCGGCGGCGTTCTTCGCGTCGTCGAACCAGAAGCCAATCAGCAGGTAGCTGCAGAGGCCCACGCCCTCCCAACCCACGAACAGGATCGGCAGGCTGTTGCCCAAGATCAGCACCAGCATCGAAAAGACGAACAGGTTCAGATAGGCGAAAAAGCGGTGATACCCGGCGTCTTCCGCCATGTACTTCGTCGAGTACAGGTGGATCAAGAAGCCGACGCCGGTGACCACGAGGCTCATCACCCCGTTCAGGGCGTCGAACGAGAACGCAACGTCGACGCCGATCTGCCCCATGTCGTGGCGACCGGACAGGCGCACCCACTCCCAGCCCTTCCAGACGAACCGCACGGCCTCTTCCGCGCCTTTGGCGTGGGCGGCGGACTGCGCGCTCTGGAGCATGAAGAACGAGATCACGCTGGCAACGAACGAACCGCCGACGGCAAACAGCGCCATCATCGTCACGGCCTCTTTGCCGAGCCGTTTGCCGAAGATGCCGTTCACGATGGCGCCGATCAGCGGCAGCGCCAGGATCACCGCGAGCAGAGCAAACTCGGTCGGAGGAAAGATCTTCTGAAGCTCCTGCATCGTTGCTCCTTCAGTGCTTCAGTGTGTCCGCCTCGTCACTGTTGACGGAGGCTTTGAGCCGGTAGAACGAGAGCACGATGGCCAAACCCACCGCGGCCTCCGCCGCTGCCACGGCGATGATGAAGAACGCGAACACGTGGCCGTTCATGTTGCCGCCGTGTTGGCGGTTGAAGGCGACCAGCGCCAGGTTCACCGCGTTCAGCATGAGCTCGATGCTCATCAGCTGAACCAGGATGTTTCGGCGAACCAGGAAACCGACCGCCCCGATCAGGAAGATGACGGTGGCGAGCAGCACGTAGTGCTGGATCAGTTGCCCCATCATCGGCCGGACTCCTTGGGCAGCGGGCGCTGAGCATCCCGCGGGTGGAGCGGCCCGACGAACAGGCGGCGGGTCTCGTGCTCCGAGTCCCGCGCTTTTTTGGCGCGCGGTTTGGTGCGGGCGACGGCGATGGCGCCGACCACGGCCACGATCAAGAGCGCCGTCGCGATCTCGAGCGCCACCAGATCTTGGCGGAAGATCTGCCCACCGACGGCCTCCGTCGAGCCAAAATCCGCAGCCGTGGGGCCGAGGGCCACCGGTGCGCCCCACCCGCCCCGCATGCCGAAGAACGCGGCCACTGCGGACACCACCAGCAGCACGGCGCCGCCATACCGCGAGAGGCGTTCCTTGCTCGGTTTGTCCCCGAGGTTCGAGTCCGGTCCGAGCAGCATGATCACGAACACGAACAGCACGACGACCGCGCCCGCGTAGACGATCAGCTGAATCGCCGCCAGGAACTGGGCTGCCAGCTTCAAGAACAGCGCGGCGATCCCCACGATCGTCGCCAAGAGACCGACCGCGCTGCGGATCGGGTTCTTGGCTGCGACCGTGCTCACCGCGCCAACCAGTGCGACCAGCGCGCACACGCTGAAAAAGAGGGATCCGACGCTCATGCCACGAGCTTCTTGGTCTGGGACTTACCGCCGGTGACGACGTAGTCCTCGAAGTGTTTGCGGAATTTGCGAACGAACGACAGAACGGGTTGGGCCGCACCGTCGCCGAAGGCGCAGATGGTGTTGCCGGTGATGTCCGACGCGATGCGGTGGAGCTGATCGAGCTCCTCCAGGGTCGCGTGACCCTCCACGAGTTTGTTCAAGATGCGGTCGATCCAGCCGCAGCCCTCACGGCAGGGGGTGCACTGGCCGCAGGACTCGTGTTTGTAGAAGCGCATCAGGTTGTGCAGCGCGAGCACGGGGTCGGCGTCCTCGGAGAGCACGATGGCGCAGCAGGTGCCGAGCATGCCCCCGACGTTGCGGAAGGTCTCGACCCCGAGCGGCAGGTCCAGGATGCTCTTGCCGTTATACGGGTCGAAACGCGGGTCGCCGGGCACGTTCACGACCTCGCTGGGCAGGTGGACGGGGCAGGAGCCGCCGGGGATCCACCGCCAGGAGCTGCTTGTCACCCAGGATGCCGCCGCCGAGATCGTAGATCAGCTCGCGCAGCGTGAGGCCGACGGCGCACTCGAACACGCCGGGGGTCTTCACGTGTCCGCTCACGCCGAACAGGCGCGCACCCCCATCGTTGAAGTCGTGCAAGGTCGAGAGGCGACTGAAGGCGTCCCCTCCCATGGCCATCACCGTCGGCACGATGGCGATCGTCTCGAGGTTGTTCACCGTGGTCGGGCAACCGAACGCGCCGTACTGCGCGGGGAACGGCGGCTTGAAGCGGGGCTCGCCGCGACGCCCCTCCAGTGAATTGAGGAGCGAGGTCTCCTCGCCGCAGATGTACGCGCCTGCGCCGGTGTGCACGTACACCTCGACGGGGTAGTCGAGGCCGAAGGGTCTTGCGCCCAGATACCCCTTTGCCCGCGCCTCTTCGATGGCCTCCCACAGCCGCTGCTTCGAGAGGTGGAGCTCGTCCCTCACATAGATGTAGGCCGCGTGCGCCCCGATGCCGAAACAAC is part of the Myxococcales bacterium genome and encodes:
- a CDS encoding NADH-quinone oxidoreductase subunit J → MSVGSLFFSVCALVALVGAVSTVAAKNPIRSAVGLLATIVGIAALFLKLAAQFLAAIQLIVYAGAVVVLFVFVIMLLGPDSNLGDKPSKERLSRYGGAVLLVVSAVAAFFGMRGGWGAPVALGPTAADFGSTEAVGGQIFRQDLVALEIATALLIVAVVGAIAVARTKPRAKKARDSEHETRRLFVGPLHPRDAQRPLPKESGR
- the nuoL gene encoding NADH-quinone oxidoreductase subunit L; its protein translation is MQELQKIFPPTEFALLAVILALPLIGAIVNGIFGKRLGKEAVTMMALFAVGGSFVASVISFFMLQSAQSAAHAKGAEEAVRFVWKGWEWVRLSGRHDMGQIGVDVAFSFDALNGVMSLVVTGVGFLIHLYSTKYMAEDAGYHRFFAYLNLFVFSMLVLILGNSLPILFVGWEGVGLCSYLLIGFWFDDAKNAAAGKKAFITNRIGDFGLIIAMALLLYYVGALDWSGIEGGRMNLVTRVQLWPIGNQVLGTGLLQGSMPSVAEWLNRPRFVSAATLVGLALFLGCAGKSAQFPLYVWLPDAMAGPTPVSALIHAATMVTAGVYLVCRMAGVFVLSPAAMFTMALVGAFTALLAASIAFVQNDIKKVLAYSTVSQLGYMFLGVGVGAFSAGFFHVVTHAFFKACLFLAAGSVIYAMHKRIHDTDASQDMRNMGGMRKYMPYTFAAFVAAWVAIIGVPGTSGFWSKDEILYKAYTSSVAFPIPDGKLIDPRSGKVALQLFGWPSWGGPVLYTLGVIGAVMTAFYMSRLVFGIFWGDFKGWKIVKGWKEPKHDEHHDEHHAHHDAEPLEGPKPKESPWQITVPIGILGGLSVVAGFLNAHLLHIAPFEHFLAPVFEFANGKEAVVSGAKGPGVALLENAKALELPLLVPGLLALVAGAGGAFWVYIQQAGGPAKALAEKFPALHELVYDKWRIDELYEETIIGAVDSLAEFAAGFDRIVVDGIVARLTSFIVAAAGTGLRFVQTGHVQAYAAVMVVGMGGVGWFFVAPHATVTVKADETSGNYELNAAPGLGYTYRWDSDGDGKPDSEEFTLESARTITVERGKSKKVVLEVKNAFERVAKREVNLDRPQLDASKGAGPGVIQIEQGADGQLRGVVPGQNRPMPLRPAMPPGQPGQPGQPGMPNPGLRMPMPPGRPIPPAGDGHQHQPGDVH
- the nuoK gene encoding NADH-quinone oxidoreductase subunit NuoK codes for the protein MMGQLIQHYVLLATVIFLIGAVGFLVRRNILVQLMSIELMLNAVNLALVAFNRQHGGNMNGHVFAFFIIAVAAAEAAVGLAIVLSFYRLKASVNSDEADTLKH